In Ruminococcus sp. HUN007, a genomic segment contains:
- the recO gene encoding DNA repair protein RecO, translating to MLTNVNGLVIRERQSGDNDKFLDILTETNGVVEVMAKGVKKYSCPFAAASQLYAYSKFCLVRKRDRYYIDSAETIRIFYAVREKLEWFSLVSYFSEVISFCQFPDEENSRTVLRLFLNILHFLTEGGREEALLKSIFEFRLMSETGHMPAVAGCCVCNTYQTEKMYFGVGSGNLYCENCFLSVRNSDAVCIGPSVLHAIRHIVLTDFDRLFKFKLTGESMKQLSAISEKYLLAHLGRSRFRTLDFYNSLV from the coding sequence ATGCTGACAAACGTAAACGGTCTTGTGATACGTGAACGCCAGTCCGGCGACAATGATAAATTTCTTGATATTCTGACAGAAACCAATGGAGTTGTGGAGGTTATGGCAAAGGGCGTGAAAAAATATTCATGTCCCTTCGCTGCAGCCTCGCAGCTCTATGCTTATTCTAAGTTCTGTCTTGTCCGGAAGCGTGACCGTTACTATATTGACAGTGCTGAGACCATCAGAATATTCTATGCGGTAAGAGAGAAACTCGAATGGTTCTCTCTCGTTTCATATTTTTCGGAAGTTATCTCTTTCTGTCAGTTTCCCGATGAGGAGAACAGCCGGACGGTTTTAAGGCTGTTTTTAAATATTCTTCACTTTCTTACCGAAGGCGGGAGGGAAGAAGCACTTCTGAAATCCATTTTCGAATTCAGACTCATGTCCGAGACCGGACACATGCCGGCTGTTGCAGGCTGCTGCGTGTGCAATACATACCAGACCGAAAAAATGTATTTTGGAGTCGGGAGCGGAAACCTTTACTGTGAAAACTGTTTTCTGTCTGTACGTAACAGTGATGCGGTGTGTATTGGTCCTTCTGTGCTTCATGCGATAAGACATATAGTTCTGACTGATTTTGACAGGCTTTTTAAGTTTAAGCTTACCGGAGAGAGCATGAAACAGCTTTCCGCGATATCAGAAAAATATCTGCTTGCCCATCTTGGAAGAAGCAGATTCAGAACACTTGATTTCTACAATTCATTAGTGTAA
- a CDS encoding ATP-binding protein produces the protein MLIDFRFCNSRSFYEETELSMRATDDDTFSELNTFNVGEKILPEDDNELIKSAVIFGGNASGKTNVLKAFAYMSNFVRLSSAHVLMPNESFAFKTDADKENSFYEVEIIQNGIYYKYGFKLNNGIVKHEWLYKREETLAKVFERKNEKLEIDGVSEESINLIKVPDNTLFLSIGNNFNLSVNKYLSEVMNWFLNVLIVFENSYNSLDIYNMENYKYKIQALEILNKADIGITDFEIIKDKIATSSDRDSLTKLNIKLQSDPSVIAGQLKAELESLYKIDMKTYFNVFDNEDNIVDKKEVMLFKDNGFNSEGTVRLICYLGWILAALDQGRVVFIDEIDSKLHFLVVDYLLKLFNSIEHNPKNAQIICTAHNVLLMDENFRRDQIYFTSKDHRGRSSLVSLADYTGVSKNDLFSKKYLAGFYASLPNFSREKGEE, from the coding sequence ATGTTAATTGATTTTCGTTTTTGTAACAGTCGCTCGTTTTATGAAGAAACTGAGCTTTCTATGCGAGCAACTGATGATGATACGTTTAGTGAACTCAATACTTTTAATGTAGGTGAAAAAATACTTCCTGAGGATGACAACGAACTTATTAAATCTGCTGTTATTTTCGGTGGGAATGCGTCCGGTAAAACAAATGTGCTGAAAGCTTTTGCGTATATGTCGAATTTTGTGCGTCTTTCATCTGCTCATGTATTAATGCCAAATGAAAGCTTTGCTTTTAAAACTGACGCGGACAAAGAAAATAGTTTCTATGAGGTTGAGATTATTCAGAATGGTATTTATTATAAGTATGGTTTTAAACTTAATAACGGCATTGTAAAACATGAATGGCTTTATAAGCGTGAAGAAACACTTGCTAAGGTTTTTGAGAGGAAAAACGAAAAACTTGAAATAGACGGAGTTTCCGAAGAATCCATTAATCTGATTAAAGTTCCTGACAATACATTATTTCTTTCAATCGGTAATAATTTTAATTTATCTGTAAATAAATATCTTTCAGAGGTTATGAACTGGTTTTTAAATGTATTAATTGTATTTGAAAATTCATACAACTCGCTTGATATTTATAATATGGAAAATTATAAATATAAAATTCAGGCTCTGGAGATCCTGAATAAGGCGGATATTGGAATAACAGATTTCGAAATAATAAAAGATAAAATTGCAACATCTTCTGATCGGGACAGTTTAACAAAGCTCAATATTAAACTTCAGTCTGATCCTTCTGTTATCGCTGGACAGTTAAAAGCTGAATTAGAAAGCTTGTATAAAATTGATATGAAAACATATTTCAATGTTTTCGATAATGAAGACAATATTGTAGATAAAAAAGAGGTAATGCTTTTTAAGGATAATGGATTTAATTCAGAAGGAACAGTTCGCTTAATTTGTTATTTAGGATGGATATTAGCGGCGTTGGATCAGGGAAGAGTAGTTTTTATTGATGAAATAGATTCAAAACTACATTTTCTGGTCGTTGATTATCTGCTTAAATTATTTAATTCTATAGAACATAACCCGAAAAATGCTCAAATAATTTGTACTGCGCACAATGTTTTGTTAATGGACGAAAACTTCCGACGTGACCAGATCTATTTTACAAGTAAGGATCATAGAGGAAGAAGTTCTCTTGTTTCTTTAGCGGATTATACCGGAGTAAGTAAAAATGACTTATTCAGCAAGAAGTATCTTGCTGGTTTTTACGCATCTCTGCCGAATTTCAGCAGGGAGAAAGGTGAGGAGTAA
- a CDS encoding site-specific integrase has translation MTQFNIYRRKDGRWEGRIYVNSDKKTQRTYKSFYGRSREEVAMMMLEYESEKSFNEEISLTFSELCSEWIENRRRRIKESTAANYQMKADKHILPVFGSLYLYEITSEMIYEFISDRQKSGFSNRYISDIIVLMKSVMRYGETHYQCRNPMKDIVMPKKYKTEIMRLSSSEESALKKYISENHSLVTLAVTLAMFTGLRIGEICALKWKDIDFDKRIITVSKTIQRIKCINGNRKTKLIITDPKSRSSFRTIPFPDSIFSFLREFQSDAEDFVLSGNRKPVEPRTMQYRFARILKNADLPSVHFHSLRHSFASKCIALGFDMKSLSEILGHSSIEITMNLYVHTSFDQKAEYMNRLKMAV, from the coding sequence ATGACACAGTTTAACATATATCGTCGCAAAGACGGAAGGTGGGAAGGGCGCATTTATGTCAACTCTGATAAAAAAACTCAGAGAACGTATAAATCTTTTTACGGAAGAAGCCGTGAAGAAGTTGCAATGATGATGCTCGAATACGAATCAGAAAAATCTTTTAATGAAGAAATTTCATTAACTTTCAGTGAACTCTGCTCAGAATGGATAGAAAACCGCAGACGACGAATTAAGGAATCAACTGCTGCGAATTATCAGATGAAGGCTGACAAGCACATACTACCTGTGTTTGGCAGCCTTTATCTTTATGAGATCACTTCCGAAATGATCTATGAATTTATCTCAGACAGGCAGAAATCCGGGTTTTCCAACCGCTATATATCAGATATCATAGTCCTTATGAAATCTGTGATGCGGTACGGTGAGACGCATTATCAGTGCCGGAATCCCATGAAAGATATTGTAATGCCGAAAAAATATAAAACCGAGATCATGAGATTGTCCTCTTCAGAAGAATCCGCACTGAAAAAATATATTTCAGAAAATCATTCGCTTGTTACGCTTGCTGTTACTCTTGCAATGTTTACAGGTTTAAGGATCGGTGAGATCTGTGCGCTGAAGTGGAAAGACATTGACTTTGACAAACGGATAATTACCGTCAGCAAAACAATACAGCGTATAAAATGCATAAACGGTAACAGAAAAACAAAACTTATAATCACAGACCCCAAGAGTCGTTCTTCATTTCGCACTATTCCATTTCCGGATTCAATTTTTTCATTCCTCCGCGAATTTCAGTCTGACGCGGAGGATTTTGTTTTGTCCGGAAACAGAAAACCTGTCGAACCGCGTACAATGCAGTACCGTTTCGCACGCATTCTTAAAAACGCAGATCTGCCGTCAGTACACTTTCATTCCCTTCGTCACAGCTTTGCCAGCAAGTGTATAGCTCTCGGCTTTGACATGAAATCACTAAGCGAGATCCTCGGTCACAGCAGTATTGAGATCACCATGAATCTATATGTTCATACATCTTTTGACCAGAAGGCGGAATACATGAACAGGCTGAAAATGGCAGTCTGA
- a CDS encoding RloB family protein codes for MARKTKGLKQRDTFVIFTNGKETEKNYFTELRDYRHSIYDIKIKFESADPKGLLLRAIKELKTANANKVWIVFDKDEFPDDTIYETIKMARQYDIGIAFSNIAFEVWLISHFKKFNAEKKAKELLSELDSILKENGYRKGYEKNDSEVFKKVLFPKLEDAMHNANISLQKRIAEFNEVRPNEKSYPYCDWNSCTTVHKLIEDLKIEI; via the coding sequence ATGGCTAGAAAAACAAAGGGACTAAAGCAAAGAGACACATTTGTAATATTTACAAATGGCAAGGAAACTGAGAAGAATTATTTTACAGAGCTCAGAGATTACAGGCATTCCATATATGACATAAAAATCAAGTTTGAAAGTGCGGATCCGAAAGGATTGCTGTTAAGAGCGATAAAAGAACTGAAAACTGCTAATGCGAATAAAGTATGGATAGTTTTTGATAAAGATGAATTTCCGGATGATACAATATATGAGACTATTAAAATGGCAAGACAATATGATATCGGAATAGCTTTTTCAAATATCGCTTTTGAAGTCTGGCTTATTTCTCATTTCAAGAAATTCAATGCCGAAAAGAAGGCAAAAGAACTGCTTTCAGAACTGGATTCTATTCTTAAAGAAAACGGTTATCGGAAAGGGTATGAAAAAAACGATTCTGAAGTATTCAAAAAAGTACTGTTTCCAAAACTGGAAGATGCAATGCATAATGCAAATATTTCTTTACAAAAAAGAATCGCAGAATTCAATGAAGTTCGGCCGAATGAAAAGAGCTACCCGTATTGCGACTGGAATTCATGTACCACTGTGCATAAACTCATAGAAGATTTAAAAATTGAAATTTAA
- the ybeY gene encoding rRNA maturation RNase YbeY, whose translation MSKLKVYIKNSQSEVKVPVGIRLLIRRCCQAVLITENFKRDTEVSVSFINNKEIRNLNRIYRDKDKSTDVLSFPLGENGNYDINQENGYVMLGDIVISLETAIKQAENFGHSLEREIGFLTVHSMLHLLGYDHETSTLEARIMREKEEAVLEKLGISRDATFISKAAQ comes from the coding sequence ATGTCAAAGCTTAAGGTTTACATAAAGAATTCTCAGTCAGAGGTGAAGGTACCGGTCGGTATAAGACTTCTTATCAGACGCTGCTGCCAGGCTGTACTCATCACTGAAAATTTCAAGAGAGATACTGAGGTAAGTGTTTCCTTTATCAACAACAAGGAGATCAGAAACTTAAACAGGATCTACAGGGACAAGGACAAGTCAACTGACGTTCTTTCATTCCCTCTTGGTGAAAACGGAAACTACGACATCAATCAGGAAAACGGGTATGTAATGCTCGGCGACATCGTTATCTCACTTGAAACTGCCATCAAGCAGGCTGAGAATTTCGGCCACTCACTTGAAAGAGAGATCGGCTTCCTTACAGTTCATTCAATGCTCCATCTTCTCGGATATGATCATGAAACAAGCACACTTGAAGCAAGGATCATGAGAGAGAAGGAAGAAGCAGTCCTCGAAAAGCTCGGCATTTCAAGAGATGCCACATTCATTTCCAAGGCTGCTCAGTAA
- a CDS encoding Helicase associated domain protein translates to MAMELYSHNRIAYEKAVAMLASTGKAAVIHPTGTGKSFIGFKLCEDHPDETVLWLSPSEYIFRTQLENWKDAGGGELKNIVFLTYAKLMQMDETEISEIHPSYIIYDEYHRAGAECWGQGIKRLREQYSEVPLLGLSATNIRYLDNQRDMAAELFEGNIASEMTLGESIVRGILNPPKYVLSVFSYENDLVKYEEKVKKAKSKAVRDEATVYLDALRRTLENADGLDKIFDRHMTDRHGKYIVFTPNYESMQDYMNLAEDWLGKIDGDMHIYSVYSDDPSASRAFKDFKADDSDHLRLLYCIDALNEGVHVEDISGVILLRPTVSPIIYKQQIGRALSASRSCDPVIFDIVNNIENLYSIDTVKEEMRNALCYYRSHDGESLIINDTFEVIDRLAECRELFESLEGCLSASWNCMYAVAEKYFNENGSLEMPKGYRTEEGYSLWAWLQTQRRVRAGRANGILTDEQITKLDRLGMRWESAKDASWNRYFTAAKEYFEAHNDLRPSATYVDENGVRLGAWLAQLRTARKAGINSSYLTSEHIAELDKLGMVWDVYDFVFERNYHAAVEYYRRHGDLKCKSDYVDENGIRLGAWLCNLRTQYQKRGRNMLTEEQFEMLDSIGMYWGSKFDIQWDSNYECLASYLKKTGNKNVPSALKEGNVSLGRWFRLQKELYSRGELRDDRTERLLALGLDLKTEDAWETKFRLTKEYSESHGGSLKVPADLIIDGVWLNKWINEQRLAGEGKRKKKLTEDQRRRLESIGMVFRT, encoded by the coding sequence ATGGCAATGGAACTATACAGTCACAACAGGATCGCATATGAAAAAGCTGTCGCCATGCTTGCTTCGACCGGAAAGGCTGCTGTTATTCATCCTACCGGAACGGGAAAGTCTTTTATAGGCTTTAAGCTCTGTGAAGACCACCCTGATGAAACTGTTCTATGGCTGTCGCCTTCGGAATACATTTTCCGTACACAGCTTGAAAACTGGAAAGATGCAGGCGGTGGAGAACTTAAAAATATAGTTTTTCTGACTTATGCCAAACTCATGCAGATGGATGAAACAGAGATCTCTGAAATTCATCCGTCGTACATAATATACGACGAATACCACAGAGCAGGAGCTGAGTGCTGGGGGCAGGGAATTAAACGTCTCCGTGAGCAGTACAGTGAAGTTCCTCTTCTCGGACTTTCAGCTACGAACATCCGCTACCTTGATAATCAGCGCGATATGGCAGCTGAACTTTTCGAAGGAAACATCGCTTCTGAAATGACGCTCGGTGAATCGATCGTCCGCGGTATTCTTAATCCGCCTAAATACGTTCTCTCAGTTTTCTCATATGAAAATGATCTAGTGAAATATGAGGAAAAAGTAAAGAAGGCAAAAAGCAAAGCCGTCCGCGATGAGGCAACAGTTTATCTGGATGCGCTTCGCCGGACACTTGAAAATGCAGACGGACTTGATAAGATCTTTGACAGACACATGACAGACCGTCATGGAAAATACATAGTCTTTACTCCGAATTACGAATCCATGCAGGATTATATGAACCTTGCGGAAGACTGGCTCGGAAAGATAGACGGTGACATGCACATCTATTCAGTTTATTCCGACGATCCTTCCGCCAGCAGAGCGTTTAAGGACTTCAAGGCAGATGATTCTGATCATCTCAGACTTCTGTACTGTATAGATGCCCTTAACGAGGGTGTTCATGTTGAAGATATTTCAGGTGTGATACTTTTAAGGCCGACTGTCTCGCCGATAATCTACAAGCAGCAGATAGGCCGTGCACTTTCGGCATCGCGTTCATGCGACCCGGTCATTTTCGATATTGTAAACAATATTGAAAACCTGTACAGCATTGACACTGTAAAGGAAGAAATGCGCAATGCACTTTGCTATTACCGTTCACACGACGGTGAAAGCCTTATTATAAACGACACTTTCGAGGTCATCGACCGTCTGGCAGAATGCCGCGAACTGTTCGAAAGCCTTGAAGGATGTCTGTCAGCTTCATGGAACTGCATGTACGCTGTCGCAGAAAAGTACTTTAACGAAAACGGCTCACTTGAAATGCCGAAGGGTTATCGTACCGAAGAAGGATATTCACTCTGGGCATGGCTTCAGACACAGCGGAGAGTACGCGCAGGCAGGGCAAACGGTATACTTACCGACGAGCAGATAACGAAACTCGACCGTCTCGGCATGAGGTGGGAGAGTGCAAAAGATGCTTCATGGAACAGATACTTTACCGCTGCCAAGGAGTATTTTGAAGCTCATAACGACCTGCGACCGTCAGCCACTTATGTTGACGAAAACGGCGTACGATTAGGTGCATGGCTTGCACAGCTTCGCACTGCACGCAAGGCCGGAATAAACAGCAGTTATCTCACATCGGAACACATCGCCGAACTTGATAAGCTCGGTATGGTCTGGGACGTATATGATTTTGTGTTCGAACGCAACTATCATGCAGCAGTTGAGTATTACCGCAGACACGGTGATCTTAAATGCAAGTCGGATTACGTTGATGAAAACGGCATACGACTTGGAGCATGGCTTTGCAATCTGAGAACACAGTATCAGAAACGCGGCAGGAACATGCTGACCGAAGAGCAGTTTGAAATGCTCGATTCTATCGGTATGTACTGGGGAAGCAAGTTCGATATTCAGTGGGACAGCAATTATGAATGTCTCGCTTCCTATCTGAAAAAGACGGGTAACAAAAATGTACCGTCAGCACTCAAAGAAGGAAACGTCTCACTTGGCCGCTGGTTCCGCCTTCAGAAAGAACTCTACAGTCGCGGTGAACTCCGTGACGACAGAACAGAGCGTTTACTCGCTCTCGGTCTCGATCTTAAGACCGAAGATGCCTGGGAAACAAAGTTCAGGCTTACAAAAGAATACAGCGAGAGCCACGGTGGAAGTCTTAAAGTTCCGGCCGATCTGATAATAGACGGTGTATGGCTCAACAAATGGATAAACGAGCAGCGTCTCGCAGGCGAGGGCAAGAGGAAGAAGAAACTTACCGAAGACCAGAGACGCAGGCTTGAATCGATAGGTATGGTATTCCGTACTTAA
- the era gene encoding GTPase Era — protein sequence MTKTVFITIAGKTNAGKSSLLNALIGEKIASVSCKSQTTRTKITGVVNIDETQLVFIDTPGLHKAKNKLSEYMLKAVRESASDIDAVFFMADCTKKIGDQERDMLKSVGASKTPLVLLLNKIDLLKDKTVLAQKMAELDAEFNLDAIIPISVLENDGLDLVREKAMSLAVEGPHFFPDDAITDQPEKIIAGEIIREKLLELLDDEVPHGIAVAVERMRERDDKDLLDIDATIFCERESHKGIVIGKGGRMLKKAATLSREELEEFFQIKVNLQCWVKVKEDWRNRDAIIRSLGLSDPNY from the coding sequence ATGACAAAAACAGTTTTTATCACTATTGCAGGAAAGACAAATGCCGGCAAATCATCTCTTTTAAATGCGCTTATAGGTGAGAAGATCGCTTCCGTAAGCTGCAAGAGCCAGACCACCAGAACCAAGATAACCGGTGTTGTGAACATCGATGAAACACAGCTCGTTTTCATCGACACTCCGGGTCTTCACAAGGCGAAGAACAAGCTCAGCGAATACATGCTGAAGGCTGTCAGGGAAAGTGCTTCCGACATCGACGCAGTTTTCTTCATGGCCGACTGCACCAAAAAGATCGGTGATCAGGAAAGAGATATGCTTAAGTCCGTCGGAGCTTCAAAGACTCCGCTTGTGCTCCTGCTCAACAAGATAGATCTTCTTAAGGATAAAACTGTTCTTGCTCAGAAAATGGCTGAACTTGACGCGGAATTTAATCTGGATGCGATAATCCCGATAAGCGTTCTTGAAAACGACGGCCTTGATCTTGTACGTGAAAAGGCAATGTCGCTTGCTGTCGAAGGACCTCATTTCTTCCCGGATGACGCTATTACCGATCAGCCTGAAAAGATAATCGCCGGCGAGATAATCAGGGAAAAGCTGCTCGAACTGCTCGACGATGAAGTTCCTCACGGAATCGCAGTTGCAGTTGAAAGAATGAGAGAGCGTGACGATAAGGATCTTCTTGATATCGATGCCACCATATTCTGCGAACGTGAATCACACAAGGGAATAGTAATCGGTAAGGGCGGAAGAATGCTCAAAAAAGCCGCTACTTTATCCCGTGAGGAGCTTGAAGAATTTTTCCAGATAAAAGTTAATCTTCAGTGCTGGGTAAAGGTCAAGGAAGACTGGAGAAACCGGGATGCTATTATCAGATCTCTCGGACTTTCAGACCCTAATTACTGA
- a CDS encoding ribonuclease Z — protein sequence MVDICLAGTGGMMPLHNRWLTCCYMEYNGKAILIDCGEGTQIALVEADCKLSKLETLLITHFHADHVSGLPGLLLSLGNYSKTTPLKIYGPKGTTEIVNSLRCICGKLPYELIITEFPTNEVTDFKVPEIDDMISVRAFPLKHSVPCLGYSFVFSRKPVFNPQKAESLGLPKPMWKVLHGGGTVEFEGKTYTTEMVTDGERKPVKVTYATDSRPIDTIADEAFRADLFICEGMYGDDEHEQSMKEKGHMLISDAVRLAELAEAERLWFTHYSPAMTNPSAYEKGIKKRFPAAVISTDGQKITL from the coding sequence ATGGTAGATATTTGTCTGGCAGGTACAGGCGGAATGATGCCGCTGCATAACAGGTGGCTTACCTGCTGCTATATGGAATACAACGGAAAGGCAATACTCATTGACTGCGGCGAGGGCACACAGATAGCTCTTGTCGAAGCTGACTGCAAGTTAAGCAAGCTGGAAACTCTGCTTATCACGCACTTCCATGCTGATCATGTTTCCGGACTCCCGGGACTTCTTCTTTCCCTTGGCAACTATTCCAAAACAACACCGCTTAAAATTTACGGACCGAAGGGAACCACGGAGATCGTAAACAGTCTCAGGTGTATCTGTGGGAAACTCCCTTACGAACTGATAATAACAGAATTTCCGACAAACGAAGTTACGGATTTCAAAGTGCCTGAAATAGATGATATGATATCTGTAAGGGCATTTCCGTTAAAACACAGTGTTCCGTGTCTCGGATACTCATTCGTATTTTCAAGAAAACCTGTTTTCAATCCGCAGAAAGCAGAAAGTCTCGGACTTCCGAAACCAATGTGGAAGGTGCTCCACGGCGGCGGAACGGTTGAGTTTGAAGGAAAGACATACACAACGGAAATGGTCACTGACGGCGAAAGAAAGCCGGTCAAGGTGACATACGCAACAGATTCAAGGCCAATCGATACGATAGCTGACGAGGCCTTCAGAGCAGATCTTTTCATCTGCGAGGGAATGTACGGCGACGACGAACACGAACAGAGCATGAAGGAAAAGGGCCACATGCTCATTTCCGACGCCGTAAGACTGGCCGAATTAGCTGAAGCCGAACGCCTCTGGTTCACCCACTACAGCCCCGCAATGACCAACCCGTCAGCTTACGAAAAGGGGATCAAAAAACGCTTCCCGGCCGCTGTAATAAGTACCGACGGCCAGAAGATAACACTTTGA
- a CDS encoding endonuclease MutS2, whose protein sequence is MDKYYKTLELQKVLEMLAAHTSNAATRQMALDIRPSSDCEEVKREIEKVSQAFELSVRFGTPPFSDFHDVNGHLRRAKSGGRLSLKDLLEVLAVLKQIKSLHDWYKHCEDTETELDYLFNNLIPNDALLMKLENSILSEEELSDGASSELASIRRKIRQTGAKLRSTLDKMVKSSSMQKCLQDAVVTMRDGRYVLPVKSEYKGAVPGLVHDTSATGQTYFIEPMSIVDCNNDIRILESQEQEEIDRIIRALTAECALSADSISEGWRVCTILNLYFAKSNFAAKIKATAPVISDDGVIELKKARHPLIDPEKVVPVDISIGEEYNALIITGPNTGGKTVSLKTTGLLVLMTMCGLLIPCADGSRISVFDNILVDIGDNQSIEMNLSTFSSHINQVIDIISKADERSLILLDELGSGTDPVEGAALAVSVIERLKSSGAKLMVTTHYQELKIYAIESEDTLNASCEFNIETLKPTYKLIMGSPGKSNAFAICQSLGMPSDVIDEAKSLVSTENMRFEKVIENLEAARAELEKQNAELERLRREAEENAEKLRSELKELEDRKEAELDKARSISMNIIENTKAKSNELLDELQSIKKQKSKAKFENMVSDAERISKKSLNNMYDNANPVVKKKQTDDYKLPRALKTGDYVFIPSMNKNGTVVTNQDAKGFVFVQSGMMKMKMNITDLRLAEKPKEQKNNKAKFTPKKNTASRQVQQELDIRGFAADEGVMELDMFINHAVMTGLSLVTVIHGKGTGILRNAVHARLKKMPVVKSFRLGVYGEGEDGVTIVELKH, encoded by the coding sequence ATGGATAAATACTACAAAACACTTGAACTTCAGAAAGTTCTTGAAATGCTGGCGGCACACACTTCAAACGCAGCTACCAGACAGATGGCTCTTGATATAAGGCCGTCTTCTGACTGTGAGGAAGTTAAGCGTGAAATAGAAAAGGTGTCACAGGCTTTTGAACTTTCCGTACGTTTCGGAACACCTCCGTTTTCGGACTTTCATGACGTTAACGGACATTTGAGAAGAGCAAAGTCAGGAGGAAGACTGTCACTCAAGGATCTTCTTGAAGTGCTTGCGGTCTTAAAGCAGATAAAGTCACTTCATGACTGGTACAAGCACTGCGAGGACACGGAAACGGAACTTGACTATCTTTTCAACAATCTTATTCCTAACGATGCGCTTCTTATGAAGCTTGAAAATTCCATTCTTTCAGAAGAGGAACTTTCAGACGGTGCAAGTTCGGAACTTGCGTCGATAAGAAGAAAGATAAGACAGACCGGCGCGAAACTCCGTTCAACACTCGACAAAATGGTTAAGTCATCATCAATGCAGAAGTGTCTTCAGGACGCTGTTGTCACTATGCGTGACGGACGTTACGTTCTTCCGGTAAAATCAGAATACAAGGGTGCCGTTCCGGGACTTGTACACGACACTTCAGCAACGGGACAGACGTACTTTATCGAGCCAATGTCCATTGTTGACTGCAATAATGATATACGCATTCTGGAAAGTCAGGAGCAGGAGGAGATCGACAGGATCATCCGTGCCCTCACTGCCGAGTGCGCATTAAGTGCTGACAGCATTTCAGAAGGATGGAGAGTCTGTACAATACTGAACCTTTATTTTGCAAAGTCTAACTTTGCGGCAAAGATAAAGGCAACTGCACCAGTCATTTCAGATGACGGCGTTATTGAGCTTAAGAAGGCGAGACATCCTCTTATCGACCCTGAAAAGGTCGTTCCTGTAGATATTTCAATAGGTGAGGAATATAATGCCCTTATCATTACCGGTCCGAATACAGGCGGTAAGACTGTCTCACTCAAGACTACAGGCCTTCTTGTGCTTATGACCATGTGCGGACTTCTTATCCCGTGTGCTGACGGCAGCCGTATATCTGTATTCGACAACATACTCGTTGACATCGGTGACAACCAGAGTATCGAGATGAATCTTTCCACTTTCTCGTCTCACATCAATCAGGTCATCGATATTATCTCAAAGGCTGACGAAAGGTCACTTATACTTCTTGACGAACTTGGTTCCGGTACTGATCCGGTCGAGGGTGCGGCTCTTGCTGTGTCTGTAATAGAGCGCCTTAAGTCAAGCGGTGCGAAGCTTATGGTGACTACGCACTATCAGGAACTCAAGATCTATGCTATCGAGTCGGAGGATACGCTGAACGCATCCTGCGAATTCAATATCGAAACTCTTAAGCCGACTTACAAGCTCATTATGGGTTCACCGGGTAAGTCGAACGCCTTTGCTATCTGTCAGAGCCTTGGCATGCCTTCGGACGTTATCGATGAGGCGAAGTCTCTGGTAAGTACGGAAAACATGCGCTTTGAAAAGGTCATTGAAAACCTTGAAGCCGCAAGGGCGGAACTTGAAAAACAGAATGCCGAGCTTGAAAGATTAAGACGCGAAGCGGAGGAAAACGCTGAAAAGCTCCGCAGTGAACTGAAGGAACTCGAGGACAGAAAGGAAGCTGAGCTTGACAAGGCAAGAAGCATTTCCATGAACATCATCGAGAACACCAAGGCGAAGTCAAACGAGCTTCTTGATGAGCTTCAGTCGATCAAAAAGCAGAAGAGCAAGGCAAAGTTTGAAAACATGGTATCTGATGCTGAACGTATCAGCAAAAAGAGCCTTAACAATATGTACGACAATGCAAACCCTGTTGTTAAGAAAAAACAGACGGATGACTACAAGCTTCCGCGTGCTCTTAAGACAGGAGATTACGTATTCATACCGTCGATGAACAAGAACGGAACTGTTGTGACAAATCAGGACGCAAAGGGATTTGTCTTTGTTCAGTCGGGTATGATGAAGATGAAGATGAACATAACTGATCTTCGTCTCGCTGAAAAACCTAAGGAGCAGAAAAATAACAAGGCAAAGTTTACTCCGAAGAAGAACACGGCTTCACGCCAGGTGCAGCAGGAACTCGACATCCGTGGATTTGCTGCTGATGAGGGCGTAATGGAGCTTGACATGTTTATAAATCACGCCGTAATGACGGGACTTTCTCTGGTCACTGTTATTCACGGAAAGGGAACCGGCATTCTCAGAAATGCCGTGCATGCAAGACTTAAGAAAATGCCTGTTGTAAAAAGCTTCAGACTTGGTGTTTACGGTGAGGGCGAAGACGGTGTTACCATCGTTGAACTTAAACACTGA